DNA sequence from the Coturnix japonica isolate 7356 chromosome 3, Coturnix japonica 2.1, whole genome shotgun sequence genome:
CACACTGAATCTGCAGGCGTGCTGCCAGATGCATTAGAGAtaacaggaaagaagaagggaggaagaataCCTCTCAGAAAGACAAGGTGACACGCTTTGAGAGCTTTAGGACAAGATGTATGTTGGTAAAACCAAGCGGTTTAGCTTCCTACATTCAAACACAACCTCAGGTTTGGAGCTCAGCGAGCTTGAACCACAAGAAACACCATACCTGAGTTATTCTCCATAACTGTATAAATCAGTTTGCAAactctcagcagcagcatgacTTTCTTTTCAGGTGAGTACATTTTCTGCATGGTCATGAACTTGACTTTAATCTTTTCAACATCCACGAAGTCTGGTGTTGGAACGAACACACCCAGTTCCTGAGGATTCCTCTGCCGGACCAGCTGCAGGTTTTCCTTTAGCTGTTTCCAAGAACCATCTGCAGTATGAAACTCTTTCAGCATCGCTTCTATGTGACCCTTCAATGGCTTCAGAATGCATTTATGCATGGCTTTCTCCAGGACAACATCTGCAACGGGAAACACAAGGCCAGTTGATTTCCTCCTCTAGAGCAGTGCTAGAGTTAATATAACCATTCCCAAGACAGATAttgtagagaggaaaaaaagccccacaatTGCCAAGACCTATTTATTATCCAGGCTGAGTTTCCAGATGTTTgttaacaagaaaacaaagacgCAGAACAgaatctgtatttcattttcatttaccACAATCTGGtaaacaacaacagaagcaaacaagcaggaaaaaaaacaccacaaaaaaaaaaaacccaaaaaaccccaaacccacagaCTGAGCCCAAAAAGAACAACAAGCTGCAGCTCCACTcggctttttttcttctgttggcCAGGAATGTGAGTTTCGTTTTGCTGTAGGCTTCGACTAACTCCCAAActtcaaataaaacacaaccaaaaccaTAACTCTTATCTGCTTTGGCAAGAAAACCCATTCTTTGAGCACTGTTTGAAAACTACAATTCAATCAAAGTCTCCTAAAAACTTGACTCAGCTTTGTCAGCTCTTTGTGAACTCTGAAAGATTACGGGCCTTAAACTATAAATGAAAACTAAGCTGTATTTTTGTCTTGCTTGAGATTTCATCACGCAAGCCTGCATCCAGCTTTGTCATCAACTCTGAAGTTCTTTGTTGGGCAATAGTGTGCACGTGGCACAGCCACTTGTTCTTCTTTATATTCCTGTTCTACTCCAGTTTTTCTTTAAGAGTCTCTTATGTTCAAAGCATGGACCACATCAACAGAGAAAAGTCTTTGGCTAAATGTTTTCCCTGCCAACCTGTATTTTATAAGCTAATTTCCCCTCCACCGCTCAGTATCCCTATGACATGGCTTACGTTAATAATTAGCTCACACAAATCATCTGTACCACGCACAAACCCCATGAgcacaaaggaaacagaaggcCCTTCAGCTTGATGCGGGCAGGCCCGGAACCACAGGCAGGCAGAGAGCACAGCCGCCACTTGGAACATTAAAGCTCCAAACCATTTCTAAGGCTTGGCATTTCTTATTTCCAATAAGTTTTGTCTAATTCTGTTTTCCTCGCTTtattctttcagatgttttttcgTTCTCCTTGTTaaggccttttttctttttgggtttTAATTTCTTAGCTCTTTTTTTAATCCCCTCTTGTAGTCCCTATGCTTCATATGTAGCCTTGATGTTCTTGATTTCCTTTATGGCCATGGACTGTCATACTCAGTGAAAGGCAgatccagcttcccatccaaCCAGAGCCACCAATCAGACCCCAAGTGGCAGCATTTCCAACAAATTATCCTTATCTATTTACTTTGTAGAGCTACACAGCCACGTCAAACCCTACAaatggacacagcactccacaTAATCATCCATTAATAATATCCAAACAATAATTAGCACTATAACATCTCCAGGTTGCCAACAGAGCATTGATCCTTTAAGTTAAcctctttgtgtttttccaaGACACGAATCAGCAAATTCATGTTTACTGCAGAAAAAAGCCAACTCTTTTCAAACACCCAACAAAACCATCTCAGATGTCCAATAGGCTCCAGCAGTGTTTCAGAACTTAACATTTGCTCCTCAGActcaaaaacaacaagaaaaggaacggaaatatatatatatatatagtttaagAATCACTTAATGTTCCTGAAAtgatctttaaaaataagccTCTAGCCTCAAAATGGGAACTGGAAGTGCTTTGATAAATGAATTGTAAGGCCAGCCAGCTAGTTTCGTTGTGACTTGTGGAAGCACATCTGTATCCGACGCTGacatgctgttttattttttccactgcaaaCCACACAGCTCTGATTTTAAAGACAACATATCAGTAACAGCCAGTGTCCTTACATGCCCTCCTGCAATCCTCGCTGCCTCAAATTGCACTCTCAGTTCCCCACTACCAACTTGTCCATTGCAAAAAGCATTGCCTGGGATGCTAAAAGCAAAGGGTTGCTTTAGTACGCcatctccactggtgcagatctTGCAAGAGAgtcatgcaggctcttgttcatcactggtgaaatACACAGCTAATGCTGGCGACTGCTGAAAAATAACGTGCTGTAattgagaatttgctctgtcaaatagtgttaatgagctctttgtagctgttgtcatttctatagaaataaacaggaggcattactttcagcGTGACCTACATGATGGCCAAGCGCCCAGTTCCTGGCAGATGTCAGCACTGACACATAGCTTAGCCCATAGAGCAGACAGGGACGTCCTCAAAAGGAGCAGTGTTTGGAAGTAAGGCTTCACACACCCACACatcctgcacagccctgtgcagtgGCAGAATCTGAAAGACTAGGGAAGAAAATGGTCTCCGAGATGAACCTTCCTTTGCTTTGCCTGCAGAAAGCACACCAGTGAGTCACAGACACATTTGTTCtaggtttgttttgctttcatcagACAAGCTGTGGGCTGTTCAAAGCTCATGTTATGGCTGCATGGTAAATGAGTCCTCTCTTCAAAAAAGCAGTAGTAAAGGAACAGGGAAAGCTACAGAACAAATCAAAGGGATGGCAAGGAATGGGAAAACCAGACCCACTGCCTCTGCTCAATGTTTTTACCACTGCTTCCTGCTTACTTTGGAGAAGTGTTCTTCAGTGACCTggaaggaggctgcagtgagatggGGGTCAGCCTTTTTTTCTAGGTAACTGTGACAGGAACGGCTTtaaagttgcaccaggggaggttcaggttggctgttagaacaattccttctccacagagcggtgatgcagtggcacagctgcacaggagtggtggggtcaccgtccatggaggtgtcccagagccgtggggatgtggcactgagggacgtgagcagtgggcacggtggggtgggctggggttggtgACCTCagtggtctttcccaaccttagtcattctattattctaatGAGAGTGGTAACTGATGGGGAAGCCACTCAACTCAACATGGAAGGGTGCAAGGATAAACAAacatggaaggggaaaaaaaaaagaacagaaacacataAGCACCTGGAAATAGCACAGTGCTAAGGCTCAGCCAAccagaggttttcaagaaataaaaatggcataCTGTTCTAATTCCTTTAGGATAACAGCCATGGAAGAAGAGCAAGTGGTTGTCTGTATCTTGACTTTTTTGAGACCCCCAACCCTATTCTGTGCAGCTTTTCAATGAGCAAATAAGGGAAATATTGTCTAGCTGTGGCTATTATAAGGAGGGTACGTGAATATGTACATAAAATGCCGCACTGGCTGAGAACTCGCCGTTTACtgccaaaaaagaaacacttgaaGTAAAACACCGACACTCCACAAGAAGAGTGTAagggcaaagaaaaaagcacaagatGAAAAGCGATTGAGCACgtcatggaagaaaaactgaatttcagagtCCCATGACTATTTTGATGGGGTCTGAGACAATAACGTCCCCCCCATTGAGACATGCTAATAACAGCAAGGTCATAGTCAAGTGGCAGGAAGCAGACCTGGCTTGACTGGGCCAAGGTCAGCCAGCTGGAGGTGCAGAGACCAGGCAACCCCATAGGGAATGCAGGACTGGAAACCAGACCTGGAAAGGGGATGAATAAAGTGAGCCCAGCACATTCAAGTGTGGTTGGCTTTCAATACGTTTTGCATTTACACTTGAACAATAACAGTCAGATACCTTTAATTCCATCCCAACAGTGGGAATCCTACCGCTCCAGGAAGGCCTACAGTTCTGTACTGGAACAGTCAAGTAAAAACCTGGAtagcaggcagagctgcattttaaaagctctcTACAGGGACGACTACATCTTGCTGTCACATAGTTATCTGCTGAGATCAGCAACATCTGATGCTCCTGATTCACTCTGGCTGCTTCCAGGCTCCAGCAATAGGCAGCAGTTGTTTCAAAAGCAAGTTCATTTGTTTAAAGGCATCCCGCTTTACACATTAATTGCATTTGGTCACACGATCAGAACTAACTTTGTCACTGAAGAAAACCAATGTAGTTATTATGTCTCATAGCTTCAGCTACTCCCAACTACTAGAACATTTAACAGCAGACATTTTTCCAACCTTCAGAGACTCAGTCTGACTTAACCACACCCTTGGAACAAAAACTACAAGCTAAACCAAGCTAAGACCAAACTGCTAGTAAATACAGCTCTGTATTTCTTGTCAAACTGCCAATactctgcagaaggcagaggaaaaggCCCCAAACACCCCAGCTCcaattgcctttttcttccacGTAACACCTACTTAATATACTACTTCTAAAGAGTCTCAACTTGGAGGACTCTCAGTGTATATTTGCTTATTACTTTTGCTTGACTTTCCATAAGTGAGGTTCAGGTTACATGAAGCATTTCCTCTCGGtcaaggaaagactgaaatgtCAACATAAAACCACCCTCTACTGCCAGAGAAAGAACTATCCTGCCAATTTTGCACTGGGACACTGGGGtataggagaaaaacaagcaaattagGACTGAAGTGAGCTCACAAGGAAAGTATTTTGCCCCGAGGGATGTTTACCTCCTGAATGTGGCTTATAGGTTCTTTTACAAATACAGCTCAGACTCAGCAAGACAGAGGGACAGTGGGATCTTATGCAGCAACAATGATTTCACTTTGGTGGATAGACAAGTCTATCCCTGTTGATGAAACACGTATTCAACCCTATAGCTCATCTGCAACCTTTTATAACCACATACATGCAACAGAGAGGTATAGAAATCCAGAGATTAGCATCCCCTTCTCCTACACACATTTTGTCCTTTCATCTCtatcttttcagtttgtttcatcTGTGGGGATGCGCAGCTTTTCTTGGAGGGAACAAGAATGGATGAATGAGATTTATTCCCACATTAAATAGCTATAGAACGCCTCTCTGCTCTTAACTGTCACCACTTTCCAATAAGTTCTAGTTCTGCAGCTACTGTGCATACTCAGCGTGCTGCTGAATTGCCCCAGTTTTGGTGCCAGCATTGCAACTGTTTCAGCCCAAAGGAGGGGGCAAAGCACACGCCGACAAAGAGATCTTGCAAAATTAGCACTgcagattaaaaataagatcATGGGTAACGAGTCCTATCACTGCTGTCCTATCACAGTATCATATCACTGTATATTTTAAGGCTACCTTTTTATAAACAACTTGGTAGCACCAATGAGAGTTGCCAGGTTTTTGCCTTGTTGCTGTGGagtttgtaacatttttttttttaacaactgaAATACTCAATGTCTTGAATCCTGACAGTAAAATTAACCCTATCTTTCCAAACTTGCAAAAAGCGTATCACGAATAACAGAGTACATGTTTGCCTACCCTCAAAATACAGCAAGGTATTCCTTACCTATTTGGTCCTCTGGAATCAGCGATTCGATTGGGGGATCGAGTTCAGAGCTTTGGGACAAATAGTTCTTAACTTGGGTCATGAACTGCCGAACTGTTTGCAGCATATCTGTGCTGGAAACGTGGCACTCCTTGTTTTCCTGGAGAAAGCTGATATAGTCCTGCACCAGGCATCCAAAGTAAGTGCGTTTGTCCCGCGACATCTCTGCAATCTTCTTAATCATTCTTTTTTCAGGGGTCATGAAGGAACTGAAAACTCCACTAACTTTCCGTAGCTGGGATTTCACAATCTTGGGGAGAACAAACGaactgttccttttcttcttgggTTTCAACGGAGGTGCCATGCTCTCTTGGTCACTTTCCCCCTCATAATCCTCCAGGCTGCTGTTAGTGTCCCCCTCGTAGCCAAACAACGGCATGCTCCGATCGAAGTCCAGCGAGTCAGAGGAGGAGGTAGAAATGCTCATGTCGCTCAGCCTCTGCCTGCCTCCATTCCAGGGTACGTGTGACTCAGAGCTGCTAACTGCAGTCTTCTTGGCAGCCgctggagctggctgaggtgggGGGGTTTCACCTACAACGTCAGCGGCTGCGGGGACACGCACAGAATTGCAGGCAGGTTGAATTACGGCCGTGGGCTTTGAGCTGCCGCcctccagctctgcacaaaCAGCCTGCTTCTTCAGCCGAGGAGGCGGAATAGGGGTTGGTTTACTCTGCAGCAAATCCAAGTCTCTCTCTTTCTTATGGTTGACTGTTTCTGGCACGCTCGCCTGCTTTATAGTCCTGGAAAGCTGTGGACTCGTGAGGACGCTATTAATAGAAGGAGGTGGTGgccggggtgggggggagcGAGGCCTCTCAGTACCATTCACGTCCTGAGATTTCAGGCTCTGCCTTTTCAGACTTCCAGTGACATCCTGGCTGTGCACTTTTAAGAAGAGGGGATTAATGAAACACAGAGCTCCGTTGGTCTGGCTGCACTCCAGTTCCAAAGGCGTTCTGGTTCGTATAGAATGCACTCCATTTATAAGGCAGAGCTGACGCGAGTCTTTGCAAGCACTGTCTGAAGGCCCAGGCTTACGGGGAGGTGAAGCATCTGAGGGGCTGCTGTTAGATGGAGAGCTCCAGAAGCCTGAAAAAATCAGCACTGCATTAGTATAAGAATGCAAAATAGCACGCAAATGGCTTTCAGAACATTCAGCTCTACATAACCAGCTTCACGTAATAAGAAACTCAGACAAGCTTTTattaattcaagaaaaaaaacctactgaACCTCTGAAAGCACAACCAGATGTAACTGCATGCTGTACTCATTTATACGTATCCTAAGAATTGCATAGCTTCAAATCAGAGCACAGAGTTAGGCTTAAAAGTTAGCTGAGCACCAAAGAAAGGAATGGATACTGTAACACAGCAACCCTTATGAATAGGAGGCTAAAATGAGCATGATCTCATTACTAGCATCTCAGTCAGGGTAAGGCTAGAGCCTCAGCTGGTATTAATAAATCCACTCCATTAAAGAGAACAGAACTGGGCTGATCAACTCCAGCTGCCTCTTAAAATAACTCAACAAAAATATTGGTTTGGTTTCCtcttaaaaagaacaaactaaTGTAAAGATAGCTCACATTCAGCTGCACTGGGTGCGCGCAGGCTTCAGCCACGCAGAACAATTGCTGGTGTCTCTTTAAgagagctgccctgcagccccgtGTTTGCAGTGGTGACACAGTCTGTCTGAAGTTTCAGACACTCAGCAGCACGTAATTAGACCAAACGTGCCATCCCACACCACCGCGGTGTGAAAAACCTGTGCTAAACCAGCaaatttcagctgctgcctcttAGCCCAGCAAAGCATCAGCAAGTTTGTGAAACTGAGTCAACAGTAAAGCCTATCAGTTTGCAAAAGTACAGGGACTGAAACCAGACAAGCCCTCAGGAATAACCACTGCACCAAAACAAGTGAAGAACAGCAGAGGAAGGCTTTGCTCTGTTGGCCAGTCTTTGCAAGGCCCCTTCTCCTGGAGTGTTATGATACCATAAGCTGATCACTGAGTAAATGTGGGCCCAAGGGCATGAATACCCATGGTAGGTCCATGCCTGACACCTGTACCTTACCTATGGGCAGAAGATAAGCAGCAGCTCGTGGCACATGCCACAGCCAGAGAACATATGTGaggaaacacattttccttACAGAGTCACACAacattcctgttttgttttctcatcctGGCACCGTGACTCTgcatcctgcctgcagcacacatAGCTGCAGCACGTGAGCTGTTACAAACATGTACCATGTAAACAAACACTGCTACAGGTGAAACAGCAGGAGAGGCCAAAAGAATCTGAAGCATGAAAGGGTTCTGACAGGAGCaggatgttttcttctgtgcctGCTTGTTGAATAAGCAAAGCTCACGGTTAATAGGAAGGGTCcctgggaatttttttttagcatttcttgggtccacagcatcacagagctCACTTTTGTGGGCTGTTTTGCAAGTGGACACCAAGAAAATCATTGAAAATCCAACTTTGCTGCTTAGCATTTGCTCACAGGAACCTCAAACTTAACCTGGTATGTAGCAGATAATGGATCCCAAATGCAACCACCACATAGTTAAAGGCTAGTCCAATCTCCTCCTCAGTATTCAAAGGGAATACTTAGCTTAAAGAAACAATACACCAGACACAGACAAATGGTCCAAGAGCAAGTAAACCACGCTGCTTTCAAGAACTGAGGACAAAGAGTGTGGATAGTCTGGACAGCTTGCTCAGCATCATCATTCTCCTCCATCAGTTACTCAGATGATCCTTGAGGGTCTCCAAGGTGTCATTGGG
Encoded proteins:
- the RIN2 gene encoding ras and Rab interactor 2 isoform X2; amino-acid sequence: MSSLTMKAHCRDKRGSFFKLIDTIASEIGELKQEMVQTDVTVEDEPEDLRSLVKNMDNASPEKKDVKGCPRDSGYDSLSNKLSILDKLLHTHPVWLQLGLNDAEATEILRAQPPGIFLVRKSSKLLKKVISLRLPGDSGSCLKEFAIKESTYTFSLEGSGISFADLFRLIAFYCISRDVLPFTLKLPHAIAAAKTEAELEEIAQLGLSFWSSPSNSSPSDASPPRKPGPSDSACKDSRQLCLINGVHSIRTRTPLELECSQTNGALCFINPLFLKVHSQDVTGSLKRQSLKSQDVNGTERPRSPPPRPPPPSINSVLTSPQLSRTIKQASVPETVNHKKERDLDLLQSKPTPIPPPRLKKQAVCAELEGGSSKPTAVIQPACNSVRVPAAADVVGETPPPQPAPAAAKKTAVSSSESHVPWNGGRQRLSDMSISTSSSDSLDFDRSMPLFGYEGDTNSSLEDYEGESDQESMAPPLKPKKKRNSSFVLPKIVKSQLRKVSGVFSSFMTPEKRMIKKIAEMSRDKRTYFGCLVQDYISFLQENKECHVSSTDMLQTVRQFMTQVKNYLSQSSELDPPIESLIPEDQIDVVLEKAMHKCILKPLKGHIEAMLKEFHTADGSWKQLKENLQLVRQRNPQELGVFVPTPDFVDVEKIKVKFMTMQKMYSPEKKVMLLLRVCKLIYTVMENNSGRLYGADDFLPVLTYVIAQCDMLELDTEIEYMMELLDPSLLHGEGGYYLTSAYGALSLIKNFQEEQAARLLSSEARDTLRQWHKRRTTNRTIPSVDDFQNYLRVAFQEVNSGCTGKTLLVRPYITTEDVCQLCAEKFKVDNPKEYSLFLFVDDTWQQLTEDTYPQKIKAELHSRPQPQVFHFVYKRINSDPYSAIFQNDDSAS
- the RIN2 gene encoding ras and Rab interactor 2 isoform X1; translation: MPQERAGRGCLLEERREFKAFTGVFPGTMSSLTMKAHCRDKRGSFFKLIDTIASEIGELKQEMVQTDVTVEDEPEDLRSLVKNMDNASPEKKDVKGCPRDSGYDSLSNKLSILDKLLHTHPVWLQLGLNDAEATEILRAQPPGIFLVRKSSKLLKKVISLRLPGDSGSCLKEFAIKESTYTFSLEGSGISFADLFRLIAFYCISRDVLPFTLKLPHAIAAAKTEAELEEIAQLGLSFWSSPSNSSPSDASPPRKPGPSDSACKDSRQLCLINGVHSIRTRTPLELECSQTNGALCFINPLFLKVHSQDVTGSLKRQSLKSQDVNGTERPRSPPPRPPPPSINSVLTSPQLSRTIKQASVPETVNHKKERDLDLLQSKPTPIPPPRLKKQAVCAELEGGSSKPTAVIQPACNSVRVPAAADVVGETPPPQPAPAAAKKTAVSSSESHVPWNGGRQRLSDMSISTSSSDSLDFDRSMPLFGYEGDTNSSLEDYEGESDQESMAPPLKPKKKRNSSFVLPKIVKSQLRKVSGVFSSFMTPEKRMIKKIAEMSRDKRTYFGCLVQDYISFLQENKECHVSSTDMLQTVRQFMTQVKNYLSQSSELDPPIESLIPEDQIDVVLEKAMHKCILKPLKGHIEAMLKEFHTADGSWKQLKENLQLVRQRNPQELGVFVPTPDFVDVEKIKVKFMTMQKMYSPEKKVMLLLRVCKLIYTVMENNSGRLYGADDFLPVLTYVIAQCDMLELDTEIEYMMELLDPSLLHGEGGYYLTSAYGALSLIKNFQEEQAARLLSSEARDTLRQWHKRRTTNRTIPSVDDFQNYLRVAFQEVNSGCTGKTLLVRPYITTEDVCQLCAEKFKVDNPKEYSLFLFVDDTWQQLTEDTYPQKIKAELHSRPQPQVFHFVYKRINSDPYSAIFQNDDSAS
- the RIN2 gene encoding ras and Rab interactor 2 isoform X5 → MLQFIYVLCLVKNMDNASPEKKDVKGCPRDSGYDSLSNKLSILDKLLHTHPVWLQLGLNDAEATEILRAQPPGIFLVRKSSKLLKKVISLRLPGDSGSCLKEFAIKESTYTFSLEGSGISFADLFRLIAFYCISRDVLPFTLKLPHAIAAAKTEAELEEIAQLGLSFWSSPSNSSPSDASPPRKPGPSDSACKDSRQLCLINGVHSIRTRTPLELECSQTNGALCFINPLFLKVHSQDVTGSLKRQSLKSQDVNGTERPRSPPPRPPPPSINSVLTSPQLSRTIKQASVPETVNHKKERDLDLLQSKPTPIPPPRLKKQAVCAELEGGSSKPTAVIQPACNSVRVPAAADVVGETPPPQPAPAAAKKTAVSSSESHVPWNGGRQRLSDMSISTSSSDSLDFDRSMPLFGYEGDTNSSLEDYEGESDQESMAPPLKPKKKRNSSFVLPKIVKSQLRKVSGVFSSFMTPEKRMIKKIAEMSRDKRTYFGCLVQDYISFLQENKECHVSSTDMLQTVRQFMTQVKNYLSQSSELDPPIESLIPEDQIDVVLEKAMHKCILKPLKGHIEAMLKEFHTADGSWKQLKENLQLVRQRNPQELGVFVPTPDFVDVEKIKVKFMTMQKMYSPEKKVMLLLRVCKLIYTVMENNSGRLYGADDFLPVLTYVIAQCDMLELDTEIEYMMELLDPSLLHGEGGYYLTSAYGALSLIKNFQEEQAARLLSSEARDTLRQWHKRRTTNRTIPSVDDFQNYLRVAFQEVNSGCTGKTLLVRPYITTEDVCQLCAEKFKVDNPKEYSLFLFVDDTWQQLTEDTYPQKIKAELHSRPQPQVFHFVYKRINSDPYSAIFQNDDSAS
- the RIN2 gene encoding ras and Rab interactor 2 isoform X4 translates to MVQTDVTVEDEPEDLRSLVKNMDNASPEKKDVKGCPRDSGYDSLSNKLSILDKLLHTHPVWLQLGLNDAEATEILRAQPPGIFLVRKSSKLLKKVISLRLPGDSGSCLKEFAIKESTYTFSLEGSGISFADLFRLIAFYCISRDVLPFTLKLPHAIAAAKTEAELEEIAQLGLSFWSSPSNSSPSDASPPRKPGPSDSACKDSRQLCLINGVHSIRTRTPLELECSQTNGALCFINPLFLKVHSQDVTGSLKRQSLKSQDVNGTERPRSPPPRPPPPSINSVLTSPQLSRTIKQASVPETVNHKKERDLDLLQSKPTPIPPPRLKKQAVCAELEGGSSKPTAVIQPACNSVRVPAAADVVGETPPPQPAPAAAKKTAVSSSESHVPWNGGRQRLSDMSISTSSSDSLDFDRSMPLFGYEGDTNSSLEDYEGESDQESMAPPLKPKKKRNSSFVLPKIVKSQLRKVSGVFSSFMTPEKRMIKKIAEMSRDKRTYFGCLVQDYISFLQENKECHVSSTDMLQTVRQFMTQVKNYLSQSSELDPPIESLIPEDQIDVVLEKAMHKCILKPLKGHIEAMLKEFHTADGSWKQLKENLQLVRQRNPQELGVFVPTPDFVDVEKIKVKFMTMQKMYSPEKKVMLLLRVCKLIYTVMENNSGRLYGADDFLPVLTYVIAQCDMLELDTEIEYMMELLDPSLLHGEGGYYLTSAYGALSLIKNFQEEQAARLLSSEARDTLRQWHKRRTTNRTIPSVDDFQNYLRVAFQEVNSGCTGKTLLVRPYITTEDVCQLCAEKFKVDNPKEYSLFLFVDDTWQQLTEDTYPQKIKAELHSRPQPQVFHFVYKRINSDPYSAIFQNDDSAS
- the RIN2 gene encoding ras and Rab interactor 2 isoform X3 yields the protein MSSLTMKAHCRDKRGSFFKLIDTIASEIGELKQEMVQTDVTVEDEPEDLRSLVKNMDNASPEKKDVKGCPRDSGYDSLSNKLSILDKLLHTHPVWLQLGLNDAEATEILRAQPPGIFLVRKSSKLLKKVISLRLPGDSGSCLKEFAIKESTYTFSLEGSGISFADLFRLIAFYCISRDVLPFTLKLPHAIAAAKTEAELEEIAQLGLSFWSSPSNSSPSDASPPRKPGPSDSACKDSRQLCLINGVHSIRTRTPLELECSQTNGALCFINPLFLKVHSQDVTGSLKRQSLKSQDVNGTERPRSPPPRPPPPSINSVLTSPQLSRTIKQASVPETVNHKKERDLDLLQSKPTPIPPPRLKKQAVCAELEGGSSKPTAVIQPACNSVRVPAAADVVGETPPPQPAPAAAKKTAVSSSESHVPWNGGRQRLSDMSISTSSSDSLDFDRSMPLFGYEGDTNSSLEDYEGESDQESMAPPLKPKKKRNSSFVLPKIVKSQLRKVSGVFSSFMTPEKRMIKKIAEMSRDKRTYFGCLVQDYISFLQENKECHVSSTDMLQTVRQFMTQVKNYLSQSSELDPPIESLIPEDQIDVVLEKAMHKCILKPLKGHIEAMLKEFHTADGSWKQLKENLQLVRQRNPQELGVFVPTPDFVDVEKIKVKFMTMQKMYSPEKKVMLLLRVCKLIYTVMENNSGRLYGADDFLPVLTYVIAQCDMLELDTEIEYMMELLDPSLLHGEGGYYLTSAYGALSLIKNFQEEQAARLLSSEARDTLRQWHKRRTTNRTIPSVDDFQSRSVTSTEE